In Deltaproteobacteria bacterium, the genomic window GGGGGCTCTCCGCGAGCCCGAAGAGCGACCAGCCGTTCTCGGGCTGAGCGACGAGATCGTCGCGGAAGGCCGCCTCCGCCTCGGCCGGCCGGCCCAGGGCGAGCAGCGTCGAGCCCTGGAGCTGCCGCACCGGCAGGTACCACGACGGCGGCTCCGTGTAGTTCAGCTCGTACTCGAGGCGCTGCGCGTTCTCTAGCTTCGCGAGCGCGCGATCGCGCTCGCCTTCGCGCAGGGCGATCTCGGCACCGAGCACCTCGCTCGCGAGCGCGAGCAGGCTCGAAGCCTTCGCGGCCGGGAACTGCAGCGCGGCGAGCTCCGGCTCCGCTCCGATCGCGTCCTGCTTCGCGAGCTCCGCTCGCGCTTCGTCGAGCCGGCCGAGCGCGGCGAACGCCATGCCGCGCGTGTGGTGCCACATTCCGGTGGCGTAGCGCAGGCTCGCGGGCGGCGCGGGCTCGGCCAGCATCTCGTCGAACCTGCCGAAGCGGACCAGCGCGAAGTACGGCACGGGCACCTGCTCCTCGGCGGGCGGGAACGCGGCGATCGTCTCCGCCTCGATCTTCGAGCGCAGCTTCCGCGCGGTCGCGATCGCCGCGCCGCTCCGGCCCTCCATCGTCTCCGAGGCCCAGAGGAAGTGCAGGTTGTGCGGGTAGTAGACCATCGAGTAGAGGCCGCCCGAGCGACACCAGGCCATGTACTCCTCGTCGGCGCTCGCGCCGCGCTCGTTCGCGAGCGACGCTTCGCGGTACATCCCCACGCGCATGTAGGTGTGCGCCGACATGTGGACCAGGTGACCGGCCGAGATCGCGAGCGTCTCGAGGCGCCTGGCGCTCGGAAGCGCACGGCCCGGGTCGTTCGAGGCCTCGACCGCGTGGATGTAGAAGTGGTTCGCGCCGGGATGGTTCGGCTCGCGGTGCAGCACGGCCTCGAGGCGCGAGACGATCTCGGCCGTGCTCTCCTTCGGTTCGAAGGTCTTGGTCCAGTAGTCCCAGGGCGCCAGGTCCATCAGCGCCTCGGCCGCGAGCACCTGCGCGTCGAGGTCGTCCGGAAAGCGCTTCGCGAGCGCGCGCATGGCCTCGGCGTAGTCGCGATCGAGCGCCGCGCGATCGGCATCCGGCGCGTCCGAGTAGCGCCTCGCGAGCGCCGCCACGTAGGCGAGCTCGCGCGGCGTGCTGAGCAGCGCGCGCGACTGCGCCTTCGACAGCGCCGCGATCGCCGGCGCGACGGCCGCCGGGTCCATCGGCGCGTTGATGTTCGGTCCCAGCGCGAGCGCGACGCCCCACGAGCACATCGCGCAGCCCGGATCGATCTGGCCCGCCACCTCGAAGGCGCGGATCGCCTCGGGATGATTGAAGCCGTACATCAGCCGGAGGCCCTGATCGAAGTATTTCTGCGCGAGCGGCGAGCTCGTGGTGATCGGCATGGTGTACCCACCCAGCCCGTCGATCAGCGGCCGCCCTTCCCCGACGGTGTCCGCGCCCTGGCCGCCGCCGCAGGCCAGCGCGATCCCCGCGACCCAGATCGAGAACCCGCGTCGAAGCCCCATTCACGGTCCCCTGGTGGTGCCCGATCTGCGGATCATCCCCCCTGAAGGGCGCGGGGTCTAGAGCCGAATCGAGGCCCAGGCCGCGGTCACCGCGCGCGGCTCGAGATCGTCGCGGAGCTGGACCTCGCCGAGCCGGGTGGGCAGCACGAAGCGGATCCGGGCGCGCGAGACCTTCTTGTCGAGCGCCATCGCCTCGAGCAGGCGCGCGTCGTCGGGGAGCCGCGCGCGGACCGGAAGTCCGGCGGCCGCGACGACGGCCTCGAGCTCGCCGCGCAGCTCCGGGGCGCAGAGCCCGGCCGAGATCGCGAGCGTGGTCGCGGCGAGCATGCCCAGCGCGACGGCCTCTCCGTGCAGGATCTCGCCGTAGCCGACCACCGCCTCGATCGCGTGCGCGAAGGTGTGCCCGAAGTTCAGGTGCGCGCGCACGCCCGTCTCGCGCTCGTCCTCGCTCACGACCGCCGCCTTGATCCCGACGTTTCTCGCGACCAGCTCCGTGAGCGCGTCGGCATCGAGCGCAAGCAGCGCGCGCAGGTTCGCGCGCGTCCATGCGAAGAGCGACGGATCGCGGATCACCGCGTGCTTGATGCACTCCGCGAGACCGCACGCCAGCTCGCGCGCGGGCAGCGTGCGCAGCGCCAGGATGTCGGCGACCACGACCGCCGGCTGGTGGAACGCGCCGATCAGGTTCTTCCCCTGCGGCACGTTCACGCCGACCTTTCCGCCGACGCTCGAATCGACCATCGCGAGCAGCGTGGTCGGACACTGCACGAACGGCACGCCGCGCAGATAGGTCGCCGCCGCGAAGCCGACCATGTCTCCGGTGACCCCGCCGCCCAGCGCCACGATCGGCGAGCGGCGCTCGAATCTGCGCGACAGAAGCACCTCGTACAGCGCGCGCACGCCGTCCAGGGTCTTGCTCGCCTCACCACCGGGGAGCGCGTGCTCGATCACCTCGTAGCCGGCCGACTCGAGCGACGCGCGGGCTCGCGGCAGCAGCGTCCCGCGCACGGCGGGATCCGCGAAGAGCGCGGCGCTCGACGCGGGCGCGACCTCGCGAATCACGCCGCCCAGGCGATCGAGCGCGTTCGGCTCGATGTGGACGGCGTAGCGGTGCTGCGGAAGGACGACCGGGACGGACGGCATGCGTCGGGCCAGCTTATCGCGCGCGACCGCGGCCGACGAGCGGGCTAGCATCGGGAGCCCTCGGAGCGGCGCCGGGAGCCGCGGGAGGCCGCGTGCAGATCGGGATTCTCGCCGCAGGGATCGTCGCCCTCGGGCTGCTCGTCGCGGGCGGCGCGCCGACTGTGGAGCCGGCCGAGCGGGTGCAGCAGGCACTCGCGAGCGTTCGCTTCGTCGCCTATACACCGCGCGGCTTCGACCCCGACGCGCGCGCGGGCGCGGTCCGACCGGAGGCGATCCGCGCCGATCTGGCGCTGCTTCGCAGTCACTTCGACGGCCTGGTCACGTACTCCTGCGCGAACGGACTCGATGCGATCGCCCCGCTCGCGCGCGAGCTCGGCTACCGCGCGCTGGTGCTCGGCGTCTGGGATCCGACCAGCGATCGCGAGCTCGAGCTCGCGATCGCCGCCGCGCGCGCGGCGCCCGAGGTCGTGCTCGCGATCGCGCTCGGCAACGAGGGCCTGTTCTTCGGCCGCTACGACGCGGCGCAGCTCGCCCGCGCGTTCGCCCGCGTGCGAAGCGAAGCGCCGGGTGTCGCGGTCAGCACCAGCGAGCCGTTCTCGAGCCATCTGGACCCGGCGCGGGCTCGGTTGCTTCCGCGGCAGGACTTCCTGCTTCCGATCGTCCACCCGCTGGATCAGCCGTGGTTCGGCACGGCGCCGCCCGCGACCGCGGTCGACTTCGTCGTGAACGTCGTGCGCGAGCTCGAGGCGCGAACCTCGCTGCCCGTGCTGGTGAAGGAGACCGGCCTTCCGAGCGGCCCGCGCGAGCAGGGCTTCAGCGAAGCCGCGCAGGCCGGGTTCTGGTCGCGGCTGGACGAGCTGCTTCCGGCCACGCGCATGCACGCGGTCACCCGCTTCGAGGCCTTCGACGCGGAGTGGAAGATCGCGTCGGTCGCGGCGCAGACCGGCGATCTGCGTCCGACGGAGGCGCACTGGGGGTTCTTCCGCGCCGACGGGAGCGCGAAGCCGGTCGCATCGCTGGCGCGCTGAGCTCAGCGCGCCAGCGCCTGCACCAGCCGCCAGAGGAACTCGTGACCCTGGTCGAACTGCACCACGCCGACGCGCTCGTCGCGCCCGTGCGCGCGCATGTCGTCGACGTCGACGAAGATTCCCGAGACTCCGTACGCGGGGATTCCGGCGAGCCGGAAGTACTTCGAGTCGGTCGCCCCCGCGCTCATCGACGGCACGACGGGCACACCGGGGAAGACCTCGGCGCTCACGCGCTCGACGGTCGCGAGAAAGTCCGGGTCGATCGCGGCGCGTGGCCCGGCGATCTCCCGCTCCGCGAGCGAGACCGTGATCCCGGCGTCGTCGAGCGCCGCGACGAGCGCGCTCTGCACGTCGGCTGCGCTGTGCCCGGGCAGGATCCTGCAGTTCACGTTCGCGCTCGCGCGCTGCGGCAGCGCGTTGGGCGCGTGCCCGGCCGCGAGCTGCGTCGCGACGCAGGTCGTGCGCAGGATCGCGTTGTAGCTCGGCTGCGCGGTCAGCCGCGCGAGCGCCTCCGGGTCGGGCGGCTGCTTCGCGGCCGCGCGCATGTCGCTCGCGATCTGGGGCGACTCCGCCTGCGCGGCCCGCTCGAGGTAGGCGCGCGTGACGTCGTTCAGCTCGATCGCAAACTCGAAGCGCTCGAGCCGCACCAGGCCGTGGGCGAGCCGGAAGATCGCGTTGTCCTTCACGGGCAGCGAGCTGTGCCCGCCCTTGTTGGTGACGACGAGCGCGAAGTCCATGTAGGTCTTCTCCGCCGCCTGCACGCCGTTCACCAGATACTTCCCGGCGCGCATCCGGCCGCCGCCGCCCTCGTTCAGCACGAGCCCGGCGTCGACGAGCGCGCGCTGCTCGCGAAGCAGCCACTCGGCGCCGTTCTCGTCGCCGCCCTCCTCGTCGGCGGTGAGCGCGAGGATCACGTCGCGACGCGGCGGCGTGCCCTCGCGCTTCATGCGCAGGATGGTCTCGGTGAAGATCGCGGCCATCGCCTTGTCGTCGAGCGATCCGCGCGCCCAGAAGAAGCCGTCCTTCTCGAGCAGGCGGAACGGGTCGACGCTCCAGTCCTCGCGCCTGGCCTCGACCACGTCGAGGTGCGCGAGCAGAAGCAGCGGCTTCTCGGCGCCGCTCCCGCGCAGGCGCGCGACCAGGTTCCCCTTCTTCGGCGAGGGCCCGAGAACCGCGACGTCCTCCGCGGGAAAGCCGGCTTCGCGCAGGCGCTTCGCGACGGCCTCGGCCGCGACCGTCGTGCTTCCGGTCGAGTGGGTGGTGTCGATCTCGACGAGCTCGCGGTAGATCTCGCGCACCCGCGCGCGGCTGTCCGGGGGGATCGCCTCGCCCGCGCGGACTTCAAGGGGCGCGAGTGCGAGGCAGAGACATATGCGGAGGAACGCTCGATTTCTCATGCGGCCCAGTATATTCGCCGCACCGTGAAACCCGGACGGCTCGGAAGATCGGGGGGCGCGTGCGCCCTTGGCTTCTGGCTCGCGCTCGCCTCGACACAGGTGCGGGCCGATCCCATGCCCGTGCCATCGGACCAGGAGCTGCTCGACGCGCTCGATGCGGCCGACGCGGTCGCCGAGTACCCCGATCCGATCGAGCCCGCCAACCGCGCGACGCTCGCGTTCAACGAGGGGCTCGACCGCTACCTGATCGCGCCGGTCTCGCGCGGCTACAGCGCAGTCGTTCCGGACCCCGCCGAGCGCGCGGTGCGGCGCGTGTTCCGCAACGCGGCCGAGCCGATCTCGTTCCTGAACCACCTGCTGCAGCTGCACCCGGTCAGCGCCGGAGAGACGCTGCTGCGCTTCGGCGTGAACACGACCGCCGGCGTGGTCGGGCTCTTCGACGTCGCCACGCCGATCGGCCTGCCCGAGGATCACTCCGACTTCGGCGAAACCCTACACCGTTATGGGACGCCGAGCGGCCCCTACCTGATGCTCCCCGTGCTCGGCCCGAGCACCGGGCGCGACGCGGTCGGCGATCTGATCGACTTCTTCCTCGAGCCTCAGACCTATCTGCTTCCCGGCGCCGGGCAGATCGTGGTGGGAACCAGCGACGGAATCTCCGCACGCTCCGAACGAGACCAGGCGCTCGACGCGCTGCGCGAGCAGTCGGTCGACTTCTACGCCGCGCTGCGCACCGCGTACTACTTGTCTAGGGAGTCGGAGCTGGCGGGCACGCTCCCCGACGCGTCGGCGATCTTGCGCTCGAGCGCGGAGACGAGCGCGTCGAATCCGTCGCGCTCGAGCACCGACGTGTACTCCGCGCGTTTCATCGCCAGCTCCGAGACGGTCCCGCCCAGGTAGACGTCGATCACGCGCCAGCCCTCGCTGGTCTGGCGCATGCGGTAGTCGAGGTGCACGTCCTCGTTCGGCGCGTGCAACACGCTGCGCACGATCTGCGTGCCGGCGATCGAGCTCTCCGAGCCGCTCGTCTGGAAGCGCTCGGACGTGTAGCCGTCGAAGCGTGTCGCGTAGGTGCGCAGGATCATGCCGCGGAACACCTTCGCGAAGCGCTCGCGCTGCTCGGCGTCGAGCTTGCCCCAGGCGGGGCCGAGCGAGCGCTGGCTCATGGTCGCGAAGTCCCAGGTCTGGTCCATGGCCGGCGTGAGGCGCTCGAGCCGACCCTCGACGCCGAGCACCTTCGCGTCCTTCATGACCCCGAGCAGGGTCGCGTGGAATCGGTCGATCACCGCGACGGCGTCCGCCGGC contains:
- a CDS encoding M20/M25/M40 family metallo-hydrolase, whose translation is MRNRAFLRICLCLALAPLEVRAGEAIPPDSRARVREIYRELVEIDTTHSTGSTTVAAEAVAKRLREAGFPAEDVAVLGPSPKKGNLVARLRGSGAEKPLLLLAHLDVVEARREDWSVDPFRLLEKDGFFWARGSLDDKAMAAIFTETILRMKREGTPPRRDVILALTADEEGGDENGAEWLLREQRALVDAGLVLNEGGGGRMRAGKYLVNGVQAAEKTYMDFALVVTNKGGHSSLPVKDNAIFRLAHGLVRLERFEFAIELNDVTRAYLERAAQAESPQIASDMRAAAKQPPDPEALARLTAQPSYNAILRTTCVATQLAAGHAPNALPQRASANVNCRILPGHSAADVQSALVAALDDAGITVSLAEREIAGPRAAIDPDFLATVERVSAEVFPGVPVVPSMSAGATDSKYFRLAGIPAYGVSGIFVDVDDMRAHGRDERVGVVQFDQGHEFLWRLVQALAR
- a CDS encoding toluene tolerance protein, with the translated sequence MIPPRRPHVAAFVLSFALALAARAEPADAVAVIDRFHATLLGVMKDAKVLGVEGRLERLTPAMDQTWDFATMSQRSLGPAWGKLDAEQRERFAKVFRGMILRTYATRFDGYTSERFQTSGSESSIAGTQIVRSVLHAPNEDVHLDYRMRQTSEGWRVIDVYLGGTVSELAMKRAEYTSVLERDGFDALVSALERKIADASGSVPASSDSLDK
- a CDS encoding VacJ family lipoprotein is translated as MKPGRLGRSGGACALGFWLALASTQVRADPMPVPSDQELLDALDAADAVAEYPDPIEPANRATLAFNEGLDRYLIAPVSRGYSAVVPDPAERAVRRVFRNAAEPISFLNHLLQLHPVSAGETLLRFGVNTTAGVVGLFDVATPIGLPEDHSDFGETLHRYGTPSGPYLMLPVLGPSTGRDAVGDLIDFFLEPQTYLLPGAGQIVVGTSDGISARSERDQALDALREQSVDFYAALRTAYYLSRESELAGTLPDASAILRSSAETSASNPSRSSTDVYSARFIASSETVPPR
- a CDS encoding tetratricopeptide repeat protein; this translates as MGLRRGFSIWVAGIALACGGGQGADTVGEGRPLIDGLGGYTMPITTSSPLAQKYFDQGLRLMYGFNHPEAIRAFEVAGQIDPGCAMCSWGVALALGPNINAPMDPAAVAPAIAALSKAQSRALLSTPRELAYVAALARRYSDAPDADRAALDRDYAEAMRALAKRFPDDLDAQVLAAEALMDLAPWDYWTKTFEPKESTAEIVSRLEAVLHREPNHPGANHFYIHAVEASNDPGRALPSARRLETLAISAGHLVHMSAHTYMRVGMYREASLANERGASADEEYMAWCRSGGLYSMVYYPHNLHFLWASETMEGRSGAAIATARKLRSKIEAETIAAFPPAEEQVPVPYFALVRFGRFDEMLAEPAPPASLRYATGMWHHTRGMAFAALGRLDEARAELAKQDAIGAEPELAALQFPAAKASSLLALASEVLGAEIALREGERDRALAKLENAQRLEYELNYTEPPSWYLPVRQLQGSTLLALGRPAEAEAAFRDDLVAQPENGWSLFGLAESP
- the aroB gene encoding 3-dehydroquinate synthase encodes the protein MLARSSAAVARDKLARRMPSVPVVLPQHRYAVHIEPNALDRLGGVIREVAPASSAALFADPAVRGTLLPRARASLESAGYEVIEHALPGGEASKTLDGVRALYEVLLSRRFERRSPIVALGGGVTGDMVGFAAATYLRGVPFVQCPTTLLAMVDSSVGGKVGVNVPQGKNLIGAFHQPAVVVADILALRTLPARELACGLAECIKHAVIRDPSLFAWTRANLRALLALDADALTELVARNVGIKAAVVSEDERETGVRAHLNFGHTFAHAIEAVVGYGEILHGEAVALGMLAATTLAISAGLCAPELRGELEAVVAAAGLPVRARLPDDARLLEAMALDKKVSRARIRFVLPTRLGEVQLRDDLEPRAVTAAWASIRL